GCCAGGTGGGTAAATCGAGCACGGGTTCGATCGCGGGTAATCGATTGCGTCCACACTGCTCGCACGCCTGCCGTATCACTTTCCGCCAGTGATCCAGCCGGCGTTCGGCGCGCGCCTCTTCCAGTTGCACCACCGAGCGCCGCGCCGCGATGGGAACGATGTGCGTGACCCCGAGCTCGACGGCTTTCTGGATCGTATAGTCCATGCGCTCGCCGCGTGCCAGACCCTGCGCCAGCGTTATGCGCAAGGGCGACTCCCGTTCGATGGCGTGGTGGGGACCGATGATCACGGCCGCCTCCGCACGCCGGATCGACGCGATCGTCGCCTCCCATTCCCCCCCTTGGCCGTTAAACAGTACGATGGCATCCCCCGCCTGGCGGCGTAATACGCGCGCCAGATGGTCCGCGCAGGCCCGCGGCAATGCGATAGTGGCGCCGCATCGAAGGGGCGTCTCGACGTAGACGCGGGGGCTGCGCATGCTCAATCGGAAGTCGCGAGGTTGACGCCCTCCCAAGCCACCTCGGCTAAATGACGGATTTCGTCTTCGGTGATGACGTAGGGCGGCATAAAATAGACGACGTTTCCCAAGGGACGCAGCAGCACGCCGCGCGCGAGCGCCTGCCGGTAGATCCGAAGACCGCGCCGTTCTTGCCAGGGGTAGGGGGCTTTTGTCGCTTTGTCCTGGACGATTTCGACGGCCAGGATCATGCCCGTCTGGCGCACTTCGGCAACGTGAGGATGGTCCGGGAAATGCGCCGTCGCGGCGGCCATGGCTTGTGCGAGCTGACGGTTGTCCGCCAGCACCGGTTGCTTCTCGAACAGCGACAGCGTGGCGAGCGCGGCGCGGCAGGCGAGCGGATTGCCGGTATAACTGTGCGAATGGAGGAAGGCGGTAACCGTGTCATAGTCAGCGTAAAACGCCCGGTAAATCTCATCGGTAGTCAACACCGCGCCAAGGGGGAGGTAG
The Pseudomonadota bacterium genome window above contains:
- a CDS encoding 16S rRNA (uracil(1498)-N(3))-methyltransferase, whose protein sequence is MRSPRVYVETPLRCGATIALPRACADHLARVLRRQAGDAIVLFNGQGGEWEATIASIRRAEAAVIIGPHHAIERESPLRITLAQGLARGERMDYTIQKAVELGVTHIVPIAARRSVVQLEEARAERRLDHWRKVIRQACEQCGRNRLPAIEPVLDLPTWLARASMGVNVLLAAAGETALSDFTLTEPELTLLTGPEGGWSEEEVYAARQAGFLGLRLGPRILRTETAAVAALSAFNSLWGDLR